TGTAATTGTTGTTGTTGCTCGCGGTTCCTACGAAAGCGCAGCGCGCGCCGGTGAAACCAACGGCGCCGGTGCCGCAGAACCATTGGTTCGTTTGAAGCGGCGGTGTATTGACGACAATCCAGTTATTGGCCGCGAAGGTGGCGCCCGCTTCGAATCCCCCGTCGGTAAGCGGGTTGATCAGCGTCGTTTGCGCATTGACGGAAGTGACGGACCAGCAGTACGCGATGGTCAGTACAGCCAGTAGTCGGATGATTCGTTGCATTGCCCTGAAATTTACCGGCCGATTGCCGTTGGCCTCAATGTGGCCGGTTGTGTGATTTCCTTTCGCAGAGGGTCCTCACGGCTCCGATATCGGCATCGCGTTTGATCGCGTACTTGTACCGGAGCTTATGCAGCAGGGAGTTGATTCGTTGCTTAGCAAGATGGGTGTCGCCATGAACGGCGATGATCGCCAGACCGAGACCTTCACAGAAGTCGATCTCGCCCAGTTCGGGAAGGGCGCGAAGTTCATCGCGCAATTGGGGGAAGCCCCGATCCAGGCTTATACCGGGCACTTCAACGAAGATGTAGGAAGGTGCTGTGGCCTTTGCAGTTCCGTTGACCAGAAATGAGCAGACTAACAGCAGGGCGATCAGGCGCAGTTGACGGACCATCGTGCACTATTTGATGTCACAACATTAATCCTCCACACCGGATTTTCTTAACAAATGGCGCCGAACGGGAAGAAAGGACTACTGAACGGGAAACATCCTTTTTTGATAAAAAATCAGTTATAAATGAATAAAAAAGGCCTTCTGGATATTCAGAAGGCCTTTTCAATAACCATTAAGTTCCTTAGTGTCCTGTTGTTGGCTGGTCCACACTTAGCCCTTGCGCCTTCAGGATACCGGCTGTACGCAGTGCATGCCAGGCCAGGTAGATGAAGCAAAGCAGGGGTAATACGTATGAAAAGTGCGTGTAACTCATGCCAAGGATACCGCCCGGCGCATGTTTGTCCAGATCGCAGATGACTCCCTGCGCCGGTGGAATGATGGCTCCCCCCAGGATCATCATGATCAAAAATGCCGAACCCTGGCTGGTGTATTTTCCAAGTCCCATGATCGCCAATGCGAAAATGCAGGGCCACATGACCGAGCAACACAAGCCCGCGCTGATGAAGGCGTACGTGCTCACCGTCCCGGTCGTAAACAATCCGACAAGCAGCGCGAGGGTCCCAAGCGCAGCGACCGTAAAGAGCATGCGAACCGGTTGTTCATTCGCATACAGGAAGGCGGCGATCAGGACAAGTACGCACAGTACATAGACGTACAGGTTCTCCACATCGTTTCCGCGCAGGTGGTTCACGAACAGGATGACCCCGAAGGCGATCAACGGAACGATTACGGTCAGCAATTTCTTTACCGAGGGCGACACTTTGAATACCGCCACCGCGCCGGTCCAGCGACCGATCATGAGACTACCCCAATAGAGCGAGATGAACTGCGAAATGTATTTTTCGTCGAGCCCGCCGAACTCCGGTTGTTTCAGCAACGCGCCCATATTGCTTTGCACCGTCACTTCCATCCCGACATACACGAAGATCGCGATCATGCCCAGCACCAGTTGCGGGTATTGCATGGCGCCCCAGCCCTGCTTGTTCTTCGCGGCTGCCCCCATGGCGTAGAAGAGCAGGCCAAGTATTACGATCAATGAACCGATGACCACATATACACGGTCCGCTTCAGGTATAAGGTCGTTGAAGAACAAGATGAGCACCGTCGGAATGGAGATGAGAAAAAGGATATTCGTAGCCTTCGAACTCTTTTCCACGTGCTCTTCCTGGTGAATGGTCGGGAGGTTCTTCGAAAACAGGAAGAACAAGGCCACGAAGAGAAAGAGTCCTGCCAGGGTGAGGTACAGGGTTTGGATCGACTTAATCGTCGCGGTGCCGCCGTTTTGCAAATCGCCGAACAGCATATAACTCACCGCCAGCGGACCGAGCAATGTGCCAAGCGAGTTGATGCCGCCGGCAAGGTTGAGCCGGTGCGCGCCGGTCTCCGGACTTCCCAGCGCGATGGTGAACGGTTGAGCGGCTGTCTGCTGCAGTGAAAAGCCCAGCGCGATGATGAAGAACGAAGCGAGCACCATCGCGAACGTGGCCGAAGCCGATACCGAGACGAACGCCAGACTAAGCGCGCCGATCACCGACATCGACAATCCGATGATGATCCCGTTCTTGTAGCCGATTCGGTTGAGGATGTCGACACCTGAAACTCCGGACATCAGATATAACAGCAGGGAACCGAAGAAGTAGGCGCCGTAGAAGGAGGTGTCGATCAGTTGCGACTGAAACTGATTCAACTGGAAATGTGTCTTGCAGAACGGGATGAAGATGCCGTTCGAAGCGGCTACAAAGCCCCAGAAGAAGAAGACGGTGATGAGCGTCGGTAATGCGCCCTTGCTGATCGTCGGATTCGTTTGCGCCATGCCGGGAAGTGTTATGCTGTCAAATACGGTAAAATCGTACTTGGATACGCAAGGTCCTGATGAAAGTTATTCGCCCGACTTTGTACAGCTATGCGGTTAATGAAGCTGACGGAAGTGTCGAACCAGTCCTTCAATAGGTTTTTGAAGGATCGTGCCGACCGGCTGCCCCAGCCGCGCACCGGTCCGGATCAGTTCCGGTTGAAAGGCGTGGGCGATGCTGCCGACGAAATGAACCGGTAGCGGTGTCGGGACTTGGATCGGACGTACGCAGAGTTCGAAGAATTCCGCGAATCCTGCATCCAGCGTTTCGAGTATCCAGGGATGTTCCCGATGCATGCTCAGGAAGGGTGCGAAGGAAGCGAGCCAGTTGTTCGCTCCGCTTTCGCGGTACACACGACGAATGACTTCATCGCGGGTCAAGGCGTAGTGTTTGTCGAATTCCCGGCTCAGGTCGTCCGGCATCAATCCGTACAGATAGCGGGTGACCAGTCGCTTCCCGAACCAGGTGCCGCTGCCTTCGTCGCCCAGGATATAGCCGAGTCCCGAACGCGCCGGCTGAGCGTGCCTGCCATCGAAGTAACAGGCGTTGCTGCCGGTTCCCAGGATGCAGGCAATGCCCGGTGTGTTTCCGCAAACCGCCAGGGCTGCGGCCTGGACATCATGGTCCACTTCAATGGAAGCGTGTTTGAAGAAGGCGCGAAGTCCGGCGCCTGCGATGGCTTTCAGTTCCGGCGAAGAACAACCCGAACCGAAGTACCGGACACTGATGACCTGTTCCGCCAGCGCCATCAGTGCCGGGTCGCCTGCCAGTTTCAACGCGATCTGTTGCGCATCATGCTGGTTCGGATTGAATCCTTCCGAGCTCAACAGCCGTACCTGGCCATTGTCTTCAAGGACGGCCCAGTCGGCTTTGGTCGATCCGCCGTCGGCGATCAATAACATGCTGTTTCCTGCATTGGTTCGTAGTTGCAATCATACAAAAACGAAGCGGGGGGAAAGGAGCGATCGAAATGAATCTGTAAACAGGGCTGGGATAAAATGGACCGCCGGCCTGCGTCCACACAGCGCAGTCCGGCGGCGGCATTGAAAACCGGAAACACACATCACTAAAACTCCTGTTTGGCGTCGCCAGGGGTCACCTGACAACGTGGAGTGAGCCGGACAATGTTGCACTAAAGTATGGTCGGGATGTGCCTTGAGACGAATGAACCATGCCGGTCAGGTATTTGGGTCTTCTGAATGGGACAAAACCGGAGTCGACCGGGATCAGGCGAGCAAAATAAAGTCTTGTTCCTCCTGATGTCCCTGTTCCATTAGAAGTTGCCGGATCGCTGTCCGAACTCCCCGTTGCCCGATCAAAGTGATGAAAAAGGCCTCTCCTGGCGCCGGAAGGGACGAGACCGGGATATAGCGGAGCGGATGCCCCGGGCGATTCACTACATCGGTATAGGCGTCGAAGCGAATGCCTTCACCTTGCAAGACCTCCAGCTTATTCCTGATGTTCCGGCTTCCGCCACAGACGACCAAGGGTCGATCACCCGGAGGATGTTGCTGCAGCCAGCTTGCCAGGTAGCGGGCTTTGACACGGAGGAAGGCATCCAGGGAGTAATCCGGATGAATCCTGCTCAATCGCCCGGAGTGGTCGCGCCATTCCAGCAGGAACTCCGGCAGCTTGGAAATACGAACTCCGGCATCCATCCAACGCAACCACATTTCATAATCCTCCGGAACGCCATCCTCGCGATAACCTCCATAACGATCGATCAAGGATCTTCTGAACATCACGGAAGGATGGGCAATGGGTGATTCGATGAACCGGTTGCGTCGATGATCCTCCGGCGTCAGTAATTCGTTTTGCCAGGCTACGAATAGCCGGTAACCTTCATTCTCCGGTGTCTCAGGAAAGACCGCACAACGACTCGCGACTAAGTCGATTGCTGCATGACTGTCGAGGAAGTCCGCTTGTTTCAAGAGACGCTCGGGATGCATCCGGTCGTCGGCGTCCATGCGCGCGATGTAAGCGCCGGCACATTCGGAAAGACCGGTGTTCAGGGCTGCACTGATCCCCGGCGCGTTCGCGGGGACCATGCGGATCCTTGGGTCGGATATTGCGTATCGGGCTGCGATGGAACGCGTCCGGTCATCCGCCTGACTGTCGACCAGAACCAATTCCCATCCATCACAATGCTGATGACGTACGCTCTCCATGGCTTCCTCCAGCAGGGAACCTTCGTGATGAAACGGCAGCAGGACGGAAATTCTGATGGGTTTCACGGCCGAAAAGGTACGGGCTTGCAGGGGGAATAAATGCGAACCCCGGCATCTTGCGGGATGCCGGGGCTGCAACCAAGTAACTCATTCAATCGGAACTGAAGTTCGAATTGCACTGTAAGATCTCTGGTCGGTTACGTATTTCCAATGGAGCGGGATAAAATGAGGGAACACCCTTACTCGATGGAATCGAGGAATGGTTTGATGGAAAACGCGTAGGTGATCAGCGAAAGCGTTCCGCTGATACCGAGTTTTTCGGATATGTTGGACCGGTGATTTTCCACGGTCTTGAAGCTGATGAAGAGTTCTTCGGAGATCTGCCTGCTGGTCTTGCCTTCGGCCACTCTTCGCAGGATGTGCCGTTCGGATTTTGTGAGTTTTCGGAGGTGCTGCATGACCTCTTCACGCGTGTACTGGAGTTTGGCGTTCTGCACATCGGTCTGATGACCCGCACTCATCTGTTCTTTCCTTTTCAGGCGTGTCGTGACCGCTTGCAGGAGCTCATCTTTCATGAACGGTTTGGTCAGGTAGTCGTCGGCGCCCAGGTTCATGCCTTTCCGGATGTCGTCGCGTTCGACCTTCGCGGAGATGAAGATCAACGGGATGTCTTTTCGTTCCGTGTTTTCGCGTAGTCGTTGCAGGAATTCGTATCCGTCCATCAGCGGCATCCGGATGTCGCAGATCACGAGGTCGGGTTGAAATTCCCGGACCTGCTGCTCGGCTTGCTGTCCGTTCTCAGCCGCGGCTGTCAGGAAGCCGTTCAGGTCGAGCAGCTCGCAAATATTCTCCCGCAATCTGACTTCATCGTCAACGACCAGGATCTTCTTCTTCACTTCATTCATGACTCGGTAGGGATAATAATGGTAACGTCGGTTCCGTTGTTCTCTTCACTTTGTATGCGGATGGACCATCCGTGCAGATCCACGAATTGTTTGACCAGAGGAAGACCCAGCCCGGTTCCGTGAAAGTCGTTGGTGTTGGAGCCGCGGAAGAAAGATTCGTACAGGAACGGCAGTTCCTTGGCGGGAATGCCGATGCCTTTGTCTCGGACCACGATCTGAATTCCATCGGATTCGTCCGGCAGGAGATCGACGAAAATGTCCAGTTCAGCCGGACTGTACTTGGCCGCGTTGGACAACAGGTTGTTGAGGATGTGGTCGAGAAGATTCGGGTCGAAGCGGGTGTGGACCGGGCGTCCGGGGCCATTGAAGCGGACGCGTTCACGAAACGCGGTACTGACTCTTCGCAGATGGGTCTGAATGAACTCGTGTATATCGCCCGAGCCCGGCCTGAATGGGATCTTGCCTGCATCCATTTTCCCCAGCAACAAAACATTGTTCATGATCTCCGTCATGCGTAACACTTCTTCGGCGATCCGGTCGGTATGGTTAAGAATACGCGCGGCTGCCTCATCCTCGATCGTGTCGGCGTATTCACGGATGATGTCGGTACTGGACAGGATGCCGGCGAGTGGCGTACGGAATTCGTGCGAGGCCAGGCTGACAAACCGCGATTTGAGTTCACTCAGCGCGCGCTCCTTGTGAAGGGCCGTGAGCGCGTTCTTTTCGGCTGCCTTGATGAGGGTAATATCGTTCAGGATGCACGCGCTGTAGCGAAATTCCCCGTTATCGTCGTACACCGGGTTGATCTCACCCTGTAACCATATTTCTTCCCCGGTTGCGGTGTAATAAGCCAGCTCGCCTTTCATGTGTTGGTGCTGGTGCATACCGAATTGCAGCCAGGGCGGCAGGTTGTCGTTGCTCCAGCCCGGTGTTTCGGAGGGAAAGCGCGTGCCGAGCACTTCCTCCTTGGTGCGCCCCGTCAGACGCAGGAAGCTATCGTTGACCCAATCGACTCTTCGCTGATTGTCCAGGATGAGGATGATATTGTTCGAGCGGTTGGATACCAGGGCCAGCTTCTGCATCTCCTCATCCCGTTCCCGTCGCTTACTGATGTCACGACAGATGCAGATCATCCCGCCGTTGGGAAGTGCGGACAAGGTGATCTCCTGGTGAAACAGCGTTCCGTCCTTCTTTTTGCCCACCGTCTCGCCCTGCCAATAACCCTCCTGCATCAAGAGCGGGAGCAGGATCTTTTCAATGCGTTCAACTTCGGTTTTCGGATAAATGGCTCTCCAGGTTTTCCCTTTCAGGTCTTCCTCGGCGTCGTATCCGAACATCGAGATGTGTGCGTTATTGAGATACTGATAGGTCTCGTCAGCACCCAGAATCGCGATACCGTCGGTCGAAGCTTCCAT
This genomic stretch from Bacteroidota bacterium harbors:
- a CDS encoding MFS transporter, with product MAQTNPTISKGALPTLITVFFFWGFVAASNGIFIPFCKTHFQLNQFQSQLIDTSFYGAYFFGSLLLYLMSGVSGVDILNRIGYKNGIIIGLSMSVIGALSLAFVSVSASATFAMVLASFFIIALGFSLQQTAAQPFTIALGSPETGAHRLNLAGGINSLGTLLGPLAVSYMLFGDLQNGGTATIKSIQTLYLTLAGLFLFVALFFLFSKNLPTIHQEEHVEKSSKATNILFLISIPTVLILFFNDLIPEADRVYVVIGSLIVILGLLFYAMGAAAKNKQGWGAMQYPQLVLGMIAIFVYVGMEVTVQSNMGALLKQPEFGGLDEKYISQFISLYWGSLMIGRWTGAVAVFKVSPSVKKLLTVIVPLIAFGVILFVNHLRGNDVENLYVYVLCVLVLIAAFLYANEQPVRMLFTVAALGTLALLVGLFTTGTVSTYAFISAGLCCSVMWPCIFALAIMGLGKYTSQGSAFLIMMILGGAIIPPAQGVICDLDKHAPGGILGMSYTHFSYVLPLLCFIYLAWHALRTAGILKAQGLSVDQPTTGH
- a CDS encoding N-acetylglucosamine kinase — encoded protein: MLLIADGGSTKADWAVLEDNGQVRLLSSEGFNPNQHDAQQIALKLAGDPALMALAEQVISVRYFGSGCSSPELKAIAGAGLRAFFKHASIEVDHDVQAAALAVCGNTPGIACILGTGSNACYFDGRHAQPARSGLGYILGDEGSGTWFGKRLVTRYLYGLMPDDLSREFDKHYALTRDEVIRRVYRESGANNWLASFAPFLSMHREHPWILETLDAGFAEFFELCVRPIQVPTPLPVHFVGSIAHAFQPELIRTGARLGQPVGTILQKPIEGLVRHFRQLH
- a CDS encoding glycosyltransferase, whose translation is MKPIRISVLLPFHHEGSLLEEAMESVRHQHCDGWELVLVDSQADDRTRSIAARYAISDPRIRMVPANAPGISAALNTGLSECAGAYIARMDADDRMHPERLLKQADFLDSHAAIDLVASRCAVFPETPENEGYRLFVAWQNELLTPEDHRRNRFIESPIAHPSVMFRRSLIDRYGGYREDGVPEDYEMWLRWMDAGVRISKLPEFLLEWRDHSGRLSRIHPDYSLDAFLRVKARYLASWLQQHPPGDRPLVVCGGSRNIRNKLEVLQGEGIRFDAYTDVVNRPGHPLRYIPVSSLPAPGEAFFITLIGQRGVRTAIRQLLMEQGHQEEQDFILLA
- a CDS encoding response regulator transcription factor yields the protein MNEVKKKILVVDDEVRLRENICELLDLNGFLTAAAENGQQAEQQVREFQPDLVICDIRMPLMDGYEFLQRLRENTERKDIPLIFISAKVERDDIRKGMNLGADDYLTKPFMKDELLQAVTTRLKRKEQMSAGHQTDVQNAKLQYTREEVMQHLRKLTKSERHILRRVAEGKTSRQISEELFISFKTVENHRSNISEKLGISGTLSLITYAFSIKPFLDSIE
- a CDS encoding PAS domain S-box protein — its product is MEQFISRVKSSLAERLELAQSFGKIGEWEFDFLSGSAIWSKEVYNFYEVDLDLPPVLFHESDEYYRPEEKTRLFSLIERLRLTRTAQQDVFQVHLPNGKVKWHRSLLIPEVDVNGQLVHMHGLLQDITDEMMARTRLKEEQVFFQSVLDSIPADIAVYSEDQRYLYINETAVADAEARKWIVNKNDFDYFTMRGLPLDRAYKRQAQFRSMLEGKEKKFFEEHSVKNGKDIYKLRQFAPIWDKQTGKLRYVIGYGVDITDWKLSEQRLVSSGIAMEASTDGIAILGADETYQYLNNAHISMFGYDAEEDLKGKTWRAIYPKTEVERIEKILLPLLMQEGYWQGETVGKKKDGTLFHQEITLSALPNGGMICICRDISKRRERDEEMQKLALVSNRSNNIILILDNQRRVDWVNDSFLRLTGRTKEEVLGTRFPSETPGWSNDNLPPWLQFGMHQHQHMKGELAYYTATGEEIWLQGEINPVYDDNGEFRYSACILNDITLIKAAEKNALTALHKERALSELKSRFVSLASHEFRTPLAGILSSTDIIREYADTIEDEAAARILNHTDRIAEEVLRMTEIMNNVLLLGKMDAGKIPFRPGSGDIHEFIQTHLRRVSTAFRERVRFNGPGRPVHTRFDPNLLDHILNNLLSNAAKYSPAELDIFVDLLPDESDGIQIVVRDKGIGIPAKELPFLYESFFRGSNTNDFHGTGLGLPLVKQFVDLHGWSIRIQSEENNGTDVTIIIPTES